The Nitrosopumilus cobalaminigenes genome contains a region encoding:
- a CDS encoding SHOCT domain-containing protein yields the protein MAGKKKAGYIERFLKKADKAIDEGIKKADEALEDAVEFGEMAASQAKKTSEELTKKALKEKEQIKSRGVKKINDGIAVAKNATSKKEEDLATLEKLGKLRKAGVITEKEFQEKKKKILARI from the coding sequence ATGGCAGGAAAAAAGAAAGCAGGATACATTGAGAGATTTCTAAAAAAAGCAGACAAAGCAATTGATGAAGGAATCAAAAAAGCGGACGAAGCACTAGAAGACGCAGTGGAATTTGGTGAAATGGCAGCATCTCAAGCAAAAAAAACTAGCGAAGAGTTGACTAAAAAAGCATTAAAAGAAAAAGAGCAAATAAAATCAAGAGGAGTTAAAAAAATTAACGATGGAATTGCTGTTGCAAAAAATGCGACAAGTAAAAAAGAAGAAGATTTAGCAACACTTGAGAAACTTGGAAAACTACGAAAAGCAGGAGTTATAACTGAAAAAGAATTTCAAGAGAAGAAAAAGAAAATACTTGCTAGGATTTAA
- a CDS encoding 3-hydroxyacyl-CoA dehydrogenase, whose amino-acid sequence MTVKNITVLGSGVMGHGIAQVSATAGYNVVLRDIKQEFLDKAMEKIRWSLDKLVSKEKISKEEGDAIFGRITPIVDLNEAVKNAELVIEVVPEIMDLKKSVYAELDKAAGPEVIFASNTSTLPITEIANTTSRPEKFIGIHFFNPPQLMKLVEVIPGEKTAQEITDLTQDYVKSVNKQAVLCRKDVPGFIINRLFIPMVHEACFVKDRTGASLEEIDSAVKFKLGFPMGIFELADFTGMDVIHKATIEMHLRDKKVINPHTLVEKMFDEKKLGQKSGEGYYKYSDDKYERVALSEELAEKCDPIQLVANILNNAAWLVSNGASDIEEIEKAAKLGLGLKKPLFETAKEIGIKKIVDELNKLADEHGEFYRPDPLLISMQ is encoded by the coding sequence GTGACAGTAAAAAATATCACAGTTTTAGGCTCTGGAGTTATGGGACATGGGATTGCTCAGGTTTCAGCAACTGCAGGATACAATGTAGTTTTACGAGATATCAAACAAGAATTTTTAGATAAAGCAATGGAGAAGATCAGGTGGAGTTTAGACAAACTAGTTTCCAAAGAAAAAATATCAAAAGAAGAAGGAGATGCAATATTTGGCAGAATTACACCAATTGTAGATTTGAATGAAGCTGTAAAAAATGCAGAACTGGTAATTGAAGTAGTTCCAGAAATCATGGATTTAAAAAAATCAGTTTATGCAGAATTAGATAAAGCAGCAGGGCCAGAGGTCATTTTTGCATCAAACACAAGTACATTACCAATTACAGAAATTGCAAATACAACATCACGTCCTGAGAAATTTATCGGAATTCATTTTTTCAATCCTCCACAATTAATGAAATTAGTTGAAGTCATTCCAGGTGAAAAAACAGCTCAAGAGATTACGGATTTAACCCAAGATTATGTAAAATCAGTAAACAAACAAGCAGTGTTATGTAGAAAAGACGTTCCAGGATTCATCATAAACAGATTATTCATTCCAATGGTTCACGAAGCATGTTTTGTTAAAGATAGAACAGGTGCATCACTTGAAGAAATTGATTCAGCAGTAAAATTCAAACTCGGATTTCCAATGGGTATTTTTGAATTAGCTGACTTTACAGGAATGGATGTAATTCATAAAGCAACAATAGAAATGCATTTACGAGATAAAAAAGTCATCAATCCACATACACTTGTAGAAAAAATGTTTGATGAAAAAAAGCTAGGACAAAAATCAGGAGAAGGATATTACAAATATTCTGATGACAAGTATGAACGAGTTGCACTTTCAGAAGAACTTGCAGAAAAATGTGATCCAATTCAACTTGTTGCAAATATTCTAAACAATGCAGCATGGCTTGTCTCAAATGGAGCAAGCGATATAGAAGAAATTGAGAAAGCAGCCAAATTAGGGTTAGGTCTCAAAAAACCATTATTTGAAACTGCAAAAGAGATAGGAATCAAAAAAATTGTGGATGAGTTAAACAAATTGGCTG
- a CDS encoding cupin domain-containing protein, whose translation MNKSNISGTGDKRNVNHDWFTGKTWMKVLSEKIKAKDQDIYHVHFEKGSRTKLHQHNGNQVLIGVKGKGSLEIFRKYGTSKNNFKIKKIEKISLNEGDIVHIPAKTLHTHGSVDKKKEFSHIAINILPRKKAVYKTEWYESDFKTIVSKII comes from the coding sequence ATGAACAAATCCAATATTTCAGGTACAGGAGATAAGAGAAACGTAAATCATGATTGGTTTACAGGTAAGACATGGATGAAAGTTCTTTCAGAGAAAATAAAAGCAAAAGATCAAGACATCTATCACGTTCATTTTGAAAAAGGATCCAGAACAAAACTTCATCAACATAACGGAAATCAAGTATTAATCGGAGTGAAGGGAAAAGGAAGTTTAGAGATTTTTAGAAAATATGGCACGAGTAAAAATAATTTCAAAATTAAAAAAATTGAAAAAATTAGCCTCAATGAAGGAGACATTGTACACATTCCAGCAAAAACCCTTCACACGCACGGTTCTGTAGACAAGAAAAAAGAATTTTCACATATTGCAATAAATATTCTGCCAAGAAAAAAGGCAGTTTACAAAACAGAATGGTATGAATCTGATTTTAAAACAATAGTTTCAAAAATCATTTAG
- a CDS encoding HIT family protein — MDCIFCKIISGDIKTKFLKETRLSVSFLDAFPLATGHVLVIPKNHHKKIQDMSVEENTDLFSLVHEMISNVDKITGSTLVAIHNGEDAGQEIPHVHVHLVPRSKNDSAGAIHSMFSSPVNLSVSEMDELYDTLKI; from the coding sequence ATGGATTGCATCTTTTGCAAAATTATCTCTGGTGATATAAAAACCAAATTTCTAAAAGAAACTAGATTATCTGTTTCATTTCTTGATGCTTTTCCTCTTGCAACAGGACACGTTCTTGTAATTCCAAAAAACCACCACAAAAAAATTCAAGATATGAGTGTTGAGGAAAACACTGATTTGTTTTCATTGGTGCATGAAATGATATCCAATGTTGATAAAATCACTGGTTCAACTTTAGTTGCAATTCATAATGGTGAGGATGCTGGTCAAGAAATTCCTCATGTTCATGTACATTTAGTTCCGAGAAGTAAAAATGATTCTGCTGGAGCAATACATAGCATGTTTAGTTCACCTGTAAACTTGTCTGTATCTGAAATGGATGAATTGTATGATACATTAAAAATCTAG
- a CDS encoding DnaJ domain-containing protein, giving the protein MNTYQALRVLNVDSSSSQEEIKGAYRKLALELHPDKNQNKREGEEFKKITEAYNHLKKNHNQHQSPYQNATKTQKKPESNFKRKPQWGAPDDGSIPEQDWGKYTREFEEGDPDFWKEYEKKFWEDYNARVRPDGRNGEYEKAQEPKKQPDLFVDVDKSLCIGCCSCETIAPEVFEINKSSKSNPKSSVINQKGAGVNKIMNAAETCPTKAIRVENIDTKERLFPY; this is encoded by the coding sequence GTGAATACTTACCAAGCATTACGGGTACTCAACGTAGATTCAAGTTCATCTCAGGAGGAAATAAAAGGCGCATACAGAAAACTAGCACTAGAATTACACCCAGACAAAAATCAAAACAAAAGAGAAGGTGAAGAATTCAAGAAAATTACTGAAGCATATAATCATCTAAAGAAAAATCACAATCAACATCAATCACCTTACCAAAATGCAACTAAAACACAAAAAAAGCCAGAAAGTAATTTTAAAAGAAAACCACAATGGGGAGCACCAGATGATGGAAGCATACCAGAACAAGATTGGGGCAAATATACACGTGAATTTGAAGAAGGGGACCCTGATTTTTGGAAAGAATATGAGAAAAAATTTTGGGAGGATTACAATGCAAGAGTTCGTCCAGATGGACGAAATGGAGAATATGAAAAAGCACAAGAGCCAAAAAAACAACCAGATCTATTTGTAGATGTTGACAAAAGTTTGTGTATTGGTTGTTGTAGTTGTGAAACTATCGCACCAGAGGTTTTTGAAATAAACAAATCTAGCAAATCAAATCCCAAATCATCAGTAATTAATCAAAAAGGAGCAGGGGTTAACAAAATAATGAATGCTGCAGAAACATGTCCAACAAAAGCAATTAGAGTAGAGAATATAGATACAAAAGAAAGATTATTCCCATACTAG
- a CDS encoding cupin domain-containing protein produces MSLRKNSEIDSIDGDEGTKIKQYFHPHNTLNGINYSLAQFTLEPGKKSKLHQIKSSEIYYILEGTGNLTINEEVHFLGKNDSAYVPPNSKQHIENTGDVDLRFLCIVEPAWKADDETILE; encoded by the coding sequence ATGTCATTACGAAAAAATTCTGAAATAGATTCTATTGATGGTGATGAAGGTACTAAAATTAAACAATATTTTCATCCACATAACACCCTAAATGGGATTAACTATAGTTTAGCACAATTTACACTGGAGCCTGGAAAAAAATCAAAACTTCATCAAATAAAATCGTCTGAAATATATTATATTTTGGAAGGCACAGGCAATCTCACAATAAACGAAGAAGTACATTTTCTAGGAAAAAATGATTCAGCATATGTTCCACCAAATTCTAAACAACATATTGAAAACACAGGAGATGTGGATTTGAGATTTTTGTGTATTGTAGAACCAGCATGGAAAGCAGATGATGAAACCATACTAGAATAA